The window ctcttgaatcaaagaaatctTGAGTGACGGATCTTCTTTGATCATCCCTATAAAAATAAGTACGAAAAATTATTGTACACCACaccaacaaacacaaaaaaaaggataaataagaatgaaaatttataatcataCCTAGTACACAAGTGGCAATCAAATCAGAATCCAATTTATCATGGTCTTGAGTTATACTCATATTCAAGCAACTGTGTGGTCCTCCCCATTGCGTAACTTTCCAtgtatcagtttttttttataaaattgccctcatataaaaagggcatGGGATGTCATCGCTTCTATTTCCACAACAGACGACATATTTCTGCGATTTAGAttcaacaactttgaaactttgatgcacttTCATTACATATTGTTGTAATGCATTTTTTACTGCGCTTTTGGTATCAAATTCCataccaacatataattcttgacccatattaaaatttgattccaTATCTAAACCGCAAATTTCTTCTTGGTCAGGATAACTCCAATTAATATTACTATAGTGAGAAGCAGAATCCCAAAATGGAGTCTGACTTccacctacaaaaacaatataccaaaaatttataattcaagggtagataattatttaaatattataatatttatttatatataacaataaatatacCTTCTCCCGATTGCACAACTGTAAGTGGTTCGATCAAACGGGCAGCTTCATCATCTGTGTCAGACATTTCATTAATATCCTCATCCTCATCTAGTGAGTCCTCAGCGTATGaattagatattaaataatcatcatcatcaaaatcttcttctGAATTTGTTCCAACTGTTGCACTACCCGATTCATTGTGAGACATATTATTTTCGCATGATAACAATGAATTTGTCAAATTAATTGCAGAAGCACCCGCAACATCAACTTCAACACATAATTCTATGACAgacatttcttgttgttgttcaaaactttgaatcattgtttcaACATCTTCATCGTCACAAATTTGCAGTGCAATATATTTACCTgcaactaaaaatctacaagtgATAGTAGATATACTttcatgtttttgtaattttaccttGTCGtgtatccttttttttaaactctCAAAACTAATACCACGCTTTATTTGAATAGCTTTTTTAGGGCCTTCAAATGTGATACCATCATCAGTTTCATACATCTTACCATTTAAATAGACGAgtgtaataattgaattcatttttcaaaaatatacctacaataaataattaatgtcgtcaacaaacaataatataaaaaatatattaacataacataaattattaacctaaaataaattaacaacaacaaattactctaaataaatgaaattactGTCACAACAATTTCCTACTTCGCACACGAATGACGCAAAACAAtcggcatttatttttaatgtgtatgtataaattttggctattaaaaaaatataccaacaacatcaataattatgagcttaactaataataataataatgtgctAGACATAAAAACtactacaataaataattattgtcatcaacaaacaaatatatcataattataaccaaaaaataaattattaagttaccaaaaattactaattatcacacaaaaaatataaacaaaattactaTTTCATTTTATAGTTCATGTCAATTTGTTTATGCACctacaaaatataatcattattatcatcaccaaaataaatattaattaatgctataatgtattgaagataaaaaatatttactagttttgaacaaaatttcTAACCGGTACGTTTCAACTCAGCTTCAAGGTTTCCAAATGAGCTTGATTTTTGTGTGAAAATGAAACGGAGGGCAGATGGTTTTATAGGGAACAGGGACGTGCCAGGGGCCCCACCACTAGTGGAAGTGCCTGCCAGGCTATCACTAGTGGTCGCGCCTGGCAGGTAGGCACGACTGGTAGCGCCTGACAGGTAGGCACGACTGGTAGCGCCTGGCAGGCAGGCACGACCACCCCTGTCACATCGTCCTGTCCAGACAAGCCACGTGTCGCGTTCTGGTGGAACGCGCTCCTCAGGTAGGCGCTTTGTAGTAAAATAACAGACCCCCttggtaaataaaaataaaacagacccattttggtaattaatttgtaaaagggACCCAATTTGGTGATTTTGCCAACCCACATGCATAGATGCCTGGATCAAAGTACGaaaaattatgaattgaaaattttaaatatgtactttaattttttatgtttgtattATTGTATATTCCTAACAATTGTACtatgtagaaattaaaaaaacgtACTAATATAGATGGGGtatattttttagagagttgaattatttttataataattttttcaacaagttttacaaacaagtatttttttttttgagaatgtACTGTggaaactatttatttttacataattaaaatttataataaaaacatatttgaaaatatgaattatattttaaatttaaaatgaataatttaaattatgatataatattatttctaaatatataaaaattaaaaatattaaaatccaatttaaatatagagaaaaaagaaggaagattgAAAATGATAGATAGTTAAGAAAATTAAGTATAAAAGTAATGATAAAAGAAGGATAGTTTGAGATGGTcgatagaattttttttgtcaattgtaTGAATCGTGTATGAAATGAACatccaaaagagaaaaagaaaaaatattaaaaatgtttaattgaaAGAGGAGAGCGAGTCGATCATTCTTAAAATTGTGAATTGTAATTTATAACATAGAAGTGAAATTCTTATATCTCTTCTataaattactcattttattttgCACAACCGTCATTTCTCTTCCTGCTAGCTagcttctttcctttttgtttttatttacaaattattcTAAAACTTTAGTATAGAAATAGTTTAATTtgtacataatttttataatgtaaataaaaaatattaaaatcataagaaaaatGTGCATAACTAATTCAAATaggtaaataaatataatataagtacTTTACATATTTATGGGAAAaagtgtaaaattaaaaaaaaaactaagactccaaataaaaatataaaattaatgtaaagaATTTAACTCAATTCAAGTtgatatttgaaaacaaaacaaaacacttaatatataaaatgaaaaattaaaaatactaaaaatttgaggttttaaaaaaaaatataaaatatattaaataattaaaaatttatctgtgaaaaaatatattattgtaaaaaaactcatttccttTGTGAACGAAGATTTAGATATATAGGAGTTACATAAATGAAATTTGCAAATACCTATTAACAGCGTCAGTTAATAAATTAAGCTGGTCTAATGTCCCATAAACATCAAAGACGTCGACGATGATGTCATCAATAATGTAGATAAGAGAGATAGGTTTAGTGAGTTCAATCATTTGCTCTGAAAAAGTGTGGATCTGTGAAGCACGCCATGGGTCACATGTACCACTTAAGAGGTTGATACCTAGCTAACTTCACCTCCTTGGCCATTCCAAGGTCTTTCCACCATTTGTTAATGTAAAAAAGTCAGTGATAATCACTACTACtactatttaaataaccaaCGAAAAATGAAACTATATATGATGACATGTCGAGggattatattatttatgaaactTACTTGCAAACTTGAATGATTTTATTCTAGTTCATGAACCTAACTATGTAGGAATTGATCATTCATTTATATGTTGTTATGTTAAAGTTTAAGTATTGGAGAATGTGATTAATCCTTAGAATTTGGAAGAATATCTAAAATGTTTCATTATTAGAAATAGTGTGAAATAATTTCTTAGTCATGTAGTTCACTCGGTTTAATTCTTGAGAGATTAAGGAAGAAACTAGGAGAATTAGGCTCTCTCGTGTGAGAAATCACGATTAGAGTAGTTTTACGGATGTAGGTGATAActagaataataataaagagaaaaattattttaattacaccAAGAGAGGTTTCATTAGGAACCCACGACATGATCAAATCCTGCATTTGCTTTTTGACATCAAGTTCagtatttgttttctttactCAATTTTAGTCTAGAATCGCACTATTGTTTAATTTGCAACCAAAATGATTTACATAGCATTTTTCCAAGTCATTTATTAATTGCACGCAAATAGAATATGCATTAGTTGAGCACAAGCAAAATTCTTGTGGAAACGATATTCGATTttaccattttaaaatattacttgaaCAAATTGGTGCACTTACCAATTAGTTAACAATGATGTtttgaataagtttttttatttaattttattttattccactacttaacttgagttcttttgcAAACTTAGATGATCTTGTTCTGAGCCGGATATgtgtttaataagttttatttgaaaatagtGACTTGAATGTGACCATTTTACTCACGTGAATTTGTTTAcgtgatttgaataaaattggtttaattaaatttcagtttttatatgtttttcttatttatatgtatgtcgggTAAAGAGTGTCACACAATCTACTatacataaaagataaatatattttatatttcactTTCTCGTATcttgactattttattaacggtgatgGAAGTTAAcgtttgtatttatttttcgtACTTTTTACTCttttggaaattaaattttgtatttttatatttcaggAACACATTTATCAGCAAAGTGGAAagacgaaaagtcaaaaaaatattatataataaatatgttaatatgTTGACAATTAGAGATGACCACGTTGACAATCGTTTTAGTGAAAAATTCATTCCCTTATGTCACGTAAGCTATTTTATTTACGATGACCGACGAAAGTTAACAACGAAATATATTTATCACACTATTTAtacttttgaatttatttgtcTTACAAATTactcatttagaaacaaaagtaaatatttatcttaaattttttaataaaatttcaaaagacCGTATGAGAAAGTGTACTCCTAGTATTTCTcaactttataattttgatgCATTGGCTTTGAGATTGGCTGCAACAATACATATGCCGGTAACAGAGCCGAAAGAAACATGCTTTCTCCTGGTTGGATTCCTAATTTGCTctgcatttattattattattattagtgagagtgattacttatttaaaagtaactcttttaaattattctccatttttatcattcatttttttatccaataattaagattaattatttattacaatcattagattttaaaataataataaaataaataataattttaaaagaattactttaaaataagtttattattattataaaatttaaaataaaaaacccatGTGATCCTAGAGTATGAAATAAAGTAGTTGCGACAAATTATTCGATAACAAATTGCAGGCATAGAATATGCACTACATGTCGCTCAGCACCAGCGACAGCATTATTAGACAGTAACTTGACATGTTCTTGTAGAGTGGAGAGGCCTGGATTGCTACGGTAATGGTACATCAAAGGGACCATTCTAGCAGCATTGAGGCAGAAATTGGTAAATGATGATGGCAATTGATTTTGGGTGAGGATTTCTCGATTGAGACGTTTCCATTCACATGAAATTAAGTGGGCAACATGCCTTTGGGCGTCTTCAGCTGAAACATCTTGGTGTTCATTCATGTAGCAATCAATGTATGACCCATCAAGTCCATTTTGATCTTCACTCTGCATTTATATTCACATAATTAAGACGTGACATGTATAGAATAGAATAACAGAATATAGACCTCCATGCATTTTGTTTTTACCTTAGCTCCTTCCAAATCATCAGAAAGACGAAGAATTTTAGCCACCGAATGTATAATTTGTGGAACGTTGTCCACGATAGCAACAATTTCGTTATTTATAGAATAATCCATGAGGAAGAATGAATGGACAAGCACCACATGCACTCCTGTGCTCACAATTCCATTGTTCAAGTACTCCGCTGACCTTGGCAAATGACCAGAATTCAACCAATGTGCCTCTTCCAAGAAAGCATTCAACAATCGAACCCACTGTTTCATACGTATAAATACTTCATTATTAGATTCTGGTTCTTCCTAGTacttatttaaacaaaataattaacatgtgacatgcatgatgaaatacataaaataaattgaccCTTTACCGATCTTTTCAGGGTCTCTATAGGGTTGAATCCATGCTTCTTGTAGATCTTTTCGGCAAAGTCATTGGTAATTTCGTAAAGAACTCTTAAACACATTTTCATGAAGTCTGGAAGTTGCTCTGTACTAGCCAATTCCCATCTGAATGAATCGAGATAAATCACTTCGTTGTAAGCACCAGATTGTTAGGAATCTAAAAGCTATCCACTAGAAGACTACCATTAAAGAaactaagaaatttaaataaaattgataaacttTTATATTTCTTCATTGGTGATTATCTATAAACAGGAATAATCTTATATAGCCCTAATAAATGCCGGTCAATGAATGATAATTATCCTTTTTACAACATCcttttatattaagaaaaataatataattataatataaatatctaaGAGAATCTAacaaaattcttaaataattttgatttcaagGCATGTGTGGGCCTCCCTAGACACGTCCTATCAATCTCATCTATCAATGGTGTACCCACCGTTAGGGAAAGGAGAGAGACCTTTCTTTGTGTAAGGGTGTTCCCTGTCGCAGATAATCGAGTTGGAACAAGTTTATTTTAACTGTTGtttgattcaaaaaaaatttacaaatgtaTTTATTTAGGCCCTAAATATTAACCCGGTTAAAACTCAACACCTTTTTGAGATTTAACCGGATTGACCTgattaaaacataatataaattaaaatttaatagtatGCGTAgctaaattaaaaagtataaacctaaaattaatatatatttaaaaataaataatcctctcttatgattataaaatttgaaccttaattgttataaatatactagcaattatgaaaaatataacaaaaatgtagttttaataactaatattagtCTTATGACTAATAATATtttccaacatttttttatgtactCACTCTATTCTTGTTAGATTATTACTCTTTATGTTCGCATGTTTCtgtcttttctctttttatctttCTCCCCATGTCAAATTGTAAAACGTTTCTTGAAGGGAATAATATTATtccttttaattattgaaaaaattaatatatatatatatatatatatatatatatataataaatatgccTGATTAATTCAAGTAAGTAAATGAATAAAACATAATTAGTACATAAGATTTATGAGAAAAAGattaaagttttagaaaaataaaagtacaaaattacaaatagctaagatttgaaagaattttttaaaacaaaagttgGAATTTGAggagaaaaatattaacatattaaaatgcttaatactttgaattttttgaaaacataaaataaatataaaccaATGATAAAgtcacttataaaaaaaataaaattatattattagaaATGCATTTAAGATCGACAAtatacatttgtttttttttttgtaagtaaAAGGTGCATGATTAAGCATCACAATAGGAGTAAAGATTCTAACTAGGTTGGCATCGCTAATTCTATTGATTGTCTGCCGCACACactagaaatatatatatttgaataccTTTTAATAGCATCTGTAAATAAAGTAAGCTGGTCTAATGTCCCATAAACATCGAAAATGTCATCAATAATGTAGACCAGAGAGATAGGTTTGGTGAGCTCAATCCTTTGCTCTGAGAAGCGTGGATCTGTGAAGCATGCCATTGGCCACATGTACCATTTAAGAGGTTGATATCTAGCGAACTTCACCTCATTGTTCAGCCCAAGGTCTTTCCACCATCTGTTAATGTAACAGTGATTGCTACTACTATTTAAATGACCGACAAAAAATGAACATATATATACGATGACTAGCTACTAGCTAGAggaataattatttatgaaactTACTTGTAAACTTGAGTTATTTCATTCTGGTTCACGAACCTAACTATGCTGGAATTGATTTCAGCAAGTTCCTCTAAGCATTCCCATTCTCTCTTGGTCTTGAAATCATTTAGAAGTATACTTGTGTCGTCCCTGAATCTTGATAAGTCATAATGAAGCGGATGCTGAAGAGTCTTAGCAACATACATAGCTTCATTATGCTCTTCATGTCTTGTCAGCCATGCATGAAGAAGTTGGTGGCAGAGGTAACCTGCATCATCAAGACTGTCTTCTCCTTCAATACCTAGCTGGGTTGCCTCATACAGAGAAATAAGACCCTTCACATCTTCACCGTGTTTTTCTCTAAACTCTTTTTTGTTACTCTTCAGGTTGTCAAATACATCTGCACAATCATTATAGTTGGTATATATATTATGGTGAACTAATAAAGAATGAGATAATGGTGGTCAACTGGTCATGACCAGCTGTTAGTGTGTTTAGATACCTCCTAGAATTCTTACCCCAAGaatcatggtaaaacattgagAAAAGTTTAAATAACTATTTGCGTTGTTTTGGCCCTTATTCAATGTGATTTTGGTAGAATTGAAAGTTAATCCAAACTCGTCGTATTCCAAGAAAAGCCGTTGGGTGATGGTGGGAAGCATAAATGATTTTGTTTAACAATATGGTGAAGGAATTGGTCGGTCCCTCGTTATATCAGATAAAAGTAATATTCTATATTGTATGGAATGTAGTTTAGAAAGTAAATATGTGTGGTCAAATGTTTATGTAGTGAGGATAATTTAAACCTGCAAGAACATAATGGCCTCTTTGTCTAAGTAAACGGAATGGAAGTGCAACTTCACAAAGTTTATGGTTATTCGCAAAATCACTGAGATGACTGCTAAATATCAAATGTTGCTTCTGAAGAGCAGCTTCAATTTCCTCTTCGAAGTGGTGTTCAATGCCAAGCCTTTGGATAGTGTCAACCATATACATACTCTCCATGGGATCCTCGCCAATAAGCTTTTGGAATACATGCTTAACTTCCTTCAATACCAACGCTTGTTTGATATAAATATTATCCTAAAAATGTAATGGATCAATTTCAGAAAAACCTTCGATGAAAAAGATCGATCGTCAACAGAATTAGAATTTTAGTTgaacagaaagaaaaagaagaaaaagcatCCTTACCATAAAGGagtcttttctttaatttgtagAACAGTGCGTCTTGGCTTCTACTCTAGTTAGATGTGTAGACATGAGTCTATTCATGCTCTTATTTAACGTTGCATCCGCTCACAATGAGTTTGTACACATTGAGCTCTTTAAAAGTTAGATATTTCATGAAACACGTTTATTGTCATCACAATGTTGAACCTTGAATTTCTGAAAAGCAAACCTGCTAATAAATTCATGTTATATTATTAAGAATATAAATCATTTCAATGCTATATATTGGCTTTGGAAAAATTATGTTAGATAAAAAAGGAATTAACAACACTAGTTAGAAATTTAGGGtaataaatcatttataaatttagcacagttttttaattaattaaggatgTTTGAAAGATTCGAAGACAGAACTGGGCCAGGGAGCAACTAACGATCGAACAACCCAACTTTTGTCGTTTACAAATTAACGGCTGAGATTTTACGtttcattaaaatttcaaaatatcttgatgagacacaaataatttcattttataggTCTTTTCGAATCCTAAGCCTGAAAGTGGGTTTGTCCTACAAGGAATTTTAATTTGAGACCAGCAGCTagttttgaaataaagaaaatggcACAGTTACgaggtaatttttttaaaattattaaatagggataaattttaaataaatacccAAAAAAGAATAAGTAGTAGAAAATGATAGTTCAAAGTGGTaaatctctttaatttttttttttgactttttaatttttttttcttaattacaaaTTTAGTCCTATATTTATTTCAGTTCACTAATTAGgttcttatataatttaatttatcaattgagttctcttttttcttacaatttgattattttaatttctaatttctgaaattaaatattaagtgTTAATTGCTTGACCGTAACGTATGTTTGGCATATGAGTGTTTCAATAGACAGATAAGGAAGCTGCTCAGACTAAGGATCACATACAAGTTTTATCCTGGATATGGCTACGATTTTGGAAAAAAAGGATTCACTTATCCGCTATCATCTTGGATAAGAATTACTAATTGACGTGTAACAAAAACACGATATGTAGCTGTCAATTAAGAGTCAACATCAATCTTGGGATTGAGAACTAAAATAATTGGATTAAAAAAACTGGAGAttgatgaattaaattaaaggaGATTGTAGTGAGATgagataaataaaagattaaatttaccATTAAACTTTTTTCTAATACGTCTTTGTCTGAATTTGGCCACCAAAATATGTCTTTGTCTGTCTGGTTGGTTGTTTGGTAGGGTACATCAATAATTCAAAAAATGTTGTCAAATGAAATTTCATGTGACTGATAATGAACGATGTGACGGGATTTCGGGTACTccgataacaaaaatatattaaaataattattattttaatttttaatataatattaattatttttatttaatttttataatataaatgatagataacaaaatttataaataaactaacatataaaattaattttataaaaaaaattaaatacaaacaaaaattattttggaacaaaagaaaataagcaCGTATGTATCACGGGTTTTTTGGGTTCAATCCTTTCCTTTGAAAACTGTGAATCGATTAGGTATGCCACTGACGTCATGTACCATCGAAGTGCTTCATCCTAACAACTTCAACTCCTTGGTTAGTCCACTATAAGCAAATCTTATTTTTGAATAAGAAACTAGGTaaagtttttaagaaaaaactagattaataaataagtaattatgctttatttatcatttttaaataactaaataaaatataaaatcatttatgtCAGTCTAAGACTAAGACTGAAACAAGTACGAAAATATTAGATAAAGTTATCTTGTAAGAATGTTTATCAAAAGTTGCCATAGAATCAAACCGGATGTCAACCGGTAAGACTGGCGAAAAGCAGCATGAACTTGTAAAAACCGatagaaattaaagaataaaaatgcactaaTTAAACGCCTGCTTACTTTTATAGCATGAAAAAGAGAGTCTAAGTTACAGCACCAACAATGTGGGACTCCTCGTAGCTAGTATGTGTAATTTGTAGTATAGAGTGAACATTATCAAGTTTAAGCATGTGGGACTCAACACAGTGCAATGAAATTGTAGTCCAAATTACGACCTGAGACTCTCTCAACATAACGTCTTTGCTTAATGTGAGACGCTGAGACTCTACTGTGCAACACAACAATTATAAACCGGAAGATATAAAACATATTGgttcaaagaaataaaaacgtATTGGTTCATAGCTTCATATAACTAGTACCGGTTCAACCATGGTTGGACCATCAAATCTTAAACCGATACTATCACCGGTTTAATGACTGagtctaatttttaaaacattgtatACTTTCTTTTTaggtaaaattgtaaaa of the Glycine max cultivar Williams 82 chromosome 13, Glycine_max_v4.0, whole genome shotgun sequence genome contains:
- the NES gene encoding neryl diphosphate diphosphatase, chloroplastic, producing MDNIYIKQALVLKEVKHVFQKLIGEDPMESMYMVDTIQRLGIEHHFEEEIEAALQKQHLIFSSHLSDFANNHKLCEVALPFRLLRQRGHYVLADVFDNLKSNKKEFREKHGEDVKGLISLYEATQLGIEGEDSLDDAGYLCHQLLHAWLTRHEEHNEAMYVAKTLQHPLHYDLSRFRDDTSILLNDFKTKREWECLEELAEINSSIVRFVNQNEITQVYKWWKDLGLNNEVKFARYQPLKWYMWPMACFTDPRFSEQRIELTKPISLVYIIDDIFDVYGTLDQLTLFTDAIKRWELASTEQLPDFMKMCLRVLYEITNDFAEKIYKKHGFNPIETLKRSWVRLLNAFLEEAHWLNSGHLPRSAEYLNNGIVSTGVHVVLVHSFFLMDYSINNEIVAIVDNVPQIIHSVAKILRLSDDLEGAKSEDQNGLDGSYIDCYMNEHQDVSAEDAQRHVAHLISCEWKRLNREILTQNQLPSSFTNFCLNAARMVPLMYHYRSNPGLSTLQEHVKLLSNNAVAGAERHVVHILCLQFVIE